One Antiquaquibacter oligotrophicus genomic region harbors:
- a CDS encoding response regulator — translation MIRVLVVDDDPLVRAGLRLLLGGESSDVSVVGEASDGDGLALAVTESRPDVVLLDVRMPRVDGITALRALLARPGPHPRVLMLTTFDTDDVVLDALRAGAAGFLLKHTPPERIVEAIRSAALGEAAVSPGVLRQLIDRATGGAAPTSSLDELTEREREVALAVADGLSNGEIAERLFLSVGSVKAHISSSLGKLGLDNRVQLAIAAHESRHR, via the coding sequence ATGATCCGAGTTCTGGTGGTCGACGACGACCCCCTGGTGCGAGCGGGCCTACGGCTGCTGCTGGGCGGCGAGAGCAGCGACGTGAGTGTTGTTGGCGAGGCATCCGACGGCGACGGCCTCGCCCTCGCGGTGACGGAGAGTCGCCCCGACGTTGTGCTGTTGGACGTGCGGATGCCGCGGGTCGACGGCATCACCGCGCTGCGGGCACTCCTGGCGCGGCCGGGGCCCCACCCGCGGGTGCTCATGCTCACGACGTTCGACACGGATGACGTTGTGCTCGACGCACTGCGTGCCGGGGCCGCGGGGTTCCTGCTCAAGCACACACCCCCGGAGCGCATTGTGGAGGCGATCCGGTCCGCGGCCCTCGGTGAGGCCGCCGTCTCCCCCGGCGTGCTGCGACAACTGATCGACAGGGCGACCGGAGGTGCGGCGCCGACGTCATCCCTCGACGAGCTCACCGAGCGCGAGAGGGAGGTAGCTCTCGCGGTCGCGGACGGCCTCTCCAACGGCGAGATCGCCGAACGGTTGTTCCTCTCCGTTGGCAGTGTGAAGGCCCACATCTCGAGTTCGCTCGGCAAGCTGGGCCTCGACAACCGTGTGCAACTCGCTATCGCTGCGCACGAGTCGCGACACCGCTAG
- a CDS encoding SDR family oxidoreductase, whose protein sequence is MSRTYVVTGAASGIGKATSELLTERGHRVIGVDIHDAEVVVDLSTDEGRAALLEGVTAASGGTIDAIIANAGLATSTPTTVAVNFFGAVSTLELLRPLLSGSDAPRAVATASMASLFPADQELLDALLAGDEPAALHRAGELVAAGEQAAGQIYGTTKQALAKWIRRNAPTAEWAGAGIPLNAIAPGVVETPMTSAFTGSTEAREAILQQVPMPLNGIFAPRDVAYLLAWLTSEENAHLCGQVVFIDGGSDAVIRGDSTW, encoded by the coding sequence ATGTCTCGTACCTATGTCGTCACCGGCGCCGCCAGCGGTATCGGTAAGGCCACATCCGAACTCCTCACGGAACGCGGTCACCGCGTGATCGGGGTCGACATCCACGACGCCGAGGTTGTCGTCGATCTGAGCACCGACGAGGGCCGGGCTGCACTCCTTGAGGGTGTCACTGCGGCCAGCGGCGGCACGATCGACGCGATCATCGCCAACGCGGGTCTCGCGACCTCGACCCCCACGACGGTGGCCGTCAACTTCTTCGGCGCCGTCTCGACGCTCGAGTTGCTCCGCCCGCTGCTCTCCGGCTCGGATGCCCCGCGAGCGGTCGCGACCGCCTCGATGGCGTCACTCTTCCCCGCCGACCAGGAGTTGCTCGACGCGCTCCTCGCCGGCGACGAACCCGCCGCTCTGCACCGTGCGGGAGAGCTTGTCGCGGCCGGCGAGCAGGCTGCCGGCCAGATCTACGGCACCACAAAGCAGGCGCTCGCCAAGTGGATCCGCCGCAACGCCCCCACCGCGGAGTGGGCTGGCGCGGGCATCCCGCTCAACGCGATCGCCCCCGGGGTCGTGGAGACACCGATGACGTCGGCCTTCACCGGCTCGACCGAGGCCCGCGAGGCGATCCTGCAGCAGGTGCCCATGCCGTTGAACGGTATCTTCGCGCCGCGTGATGTCGCCTACCTGTTGGCGTGGCTCACGAGCGAGGAGAACGCGCACCTGTGTGGTCAGGTGGTGTTCATCGATGGTGGGTCGGATGCCGTCATCCGCGGCGACAGCACGTGGTGA
- a CDS encoding thymidine kinase yields MSKLYFRYGAMNSGKSTALLQAAFNYEERGQRVLLAKPMIDTKGDNDIVSRLGVRRPVDFTVAPGEDLLNAFVRNRGTEPVACLLIDEAQFLTESQVDDLLRIAIVEKVPVLAYGIRTDFQTIAFPGSRRLLEIAHSLEELKTICRCGRKAVFNARKVGDRFIFDGDQVAIDGVDVTYESLCGACYLEESDGVLNNGRRLASDFSYATGPDADFS; encoded by the coding sequence GTGAGCAAGCTCTACTTCCGCTACGGCGCCATGAACAGCGGCAAGAGCACGGCACTGCTCCAGGCGGCCTTCAACTACGAGGAGCGCGGCCAGCGGGTGCTGCTGGCCAAACCCATGATCGACACCAAGGGTGACAACGACATCGTGTCGCGCCTCGGTGTTCGCCGACCCGTCGACTTCACGGTCGCCCCCGGCGAGGACCTCCTAAACGCGTTCGTGCGCAACCGCGGCACCGAGCCGGTGGCGTGCCTCCTCATCGACGAGGCGCAGTTTCTCACCGAATCGCAGGTCGACGACCTGCTGCGGATCGCGATCGTCGAGAAAGTCCCGGTGCTTGCGTACGGCATCCGTACCGACTTTCAGACGATCGCCTTCCCCGGTAGCCGCCGCCTTCTCGAGATCGCTCACTCCCTCGAGGAGCTCAAAACGATCTGCCGTTGCGGACGCAAAGCCGTTTTCAACGCGCGCAAGGTCGGCGACAGGTTCATCTTCGACGGCGACCAGGTGGCCATCGACGGTGTGGATGTCACCTACGAATCCCTGTGCGGTGCGTGCTACCTGGAGGAGAGCGACGGCGTGCTCAACAACGGCCGCCGCCTCGCCTCCGACTTCAGTTACGCGACCGGCCCGGACGCGGACTTCAGCTGA
- a CDS encoding sensor histidine kinase, with the protein MTGGATPTGGAGLTGGTAQVGVLRRFSPAAGRTRGEWAWDIAIVSVSLLGVLLGYQPEFYPAIPSWWWPIDVALGLVATALLWWSRRFPVAVAVLMIVPGSLAISAGVPAVVVIARLALLARPRWSVLVTVITIACALPYHALAPVPGMDWLAWIIVIPLLYTLALCIGLLGRARRQVIVGLREAAARDRERYEERLSSTRRDERERIAREMHDVLAHRMSLLSMHAGALEYRATANGALAPHELTEAAGVIRENARAAVEDLRDLLGLLRSDDELGTGAPQPTLDDLPTLVAEAESSGQSVRFTSSLGPDVRPGTQRTVYRIVQEALTNARKHAPHSPVTVSVDRLGDRVEIRATNPLPPGITLHELPEHGNGLIGIEERVRIDGGEFEATVRGGRFELVATVPVGAA; encoded by the coding sequence ATGACCGGCGGCGCTACTCCCACCGGCGGCGCTGGCCTGACCGGCGGCACCGCGCAGGTCGGCGTTCTGCGCCGATTCTCGCCCGCAGCCGGTCGTACCCGCGGCGAGTGGGCCTGGGACATCGCCATCGTGAGTGTGTCGCTGCTGGGAGTGCTGCTCGGATACCAGCCGGAGTTCTACCCCGCCATCCCGTCGTGGTGGTGGCCGATCGATGTGGCGCTCGGCCTTGTCGCCACCGCGCTCCTGTGGTGGTCGCGGCGGTTTCCCGTCGCGGTCGCCGTGCTCATGATCGTTCCCGGATCGCTCGCGATCAGCGCCGGCGTGCCCGCCGTTGTCGTTATTGCCAGGCTCGCTCTGCTCGCCCGCCCGCGGTGGTCGGTGCTCGTGACCGTCATCACGATCGCCTGCGCCCTGCCGTACCACGCACTGGCACCCGTGCCCGGCATGGACTGGCTCGCCTGGATCATCGTCATCCCGCTCCTGTACACACTCGCCCTGTGCATTGGCCTCCTGGGCCGCGCTCGACGCCAGGTGATCGTGGGGCTGCGGGAGGCGGCGGCCCGTGACCGGGAACGCTACGAGGAGCGTCTCAGCTCCACACGTCGAGACGAGCGGGAACGTATCGCCCGCGAGATGCACGATGTGCTCGCCCACCGGATGTCCCTGCTCTCCATGCACGCTGGCGCCCTGGAGTACCGGGCCACCGCCAACGGTGCGCTGGCACCCCATGAGCTCACCGAGGCTGCGGGAGTAATTCGCGAAAACGCGCGAGCCGCCGTCGAGGATCTGCGCGACCTGCTCGGGCTGCTCCGCAGCGACGACGAACTCGGAACGGGCGCGCCGCAGCCGACCCTCGACGACCTTCCGACTCTCGTCGCGGAGGCGGAATCCTCCGGCCAGTCGGTGCGTTTCACGAGTTCACTCGGACCCGATGTGCGCCCGGGCACACAGCGCACCGTGTACCGCATCGTGCAGGAAGCGCTCACCAACGCACGCAAGCACGCGCCCCACTCCCCTGTGACGGTGAGCGTCGACCGGCTGGGTGATCGGGTGGAGATCCGTGCGACCAACCCGCTGCCGCCCGGCATCACCCTCCACGAACTGCCGGAGCACGGCAACGGGCTCATCGGCATCGAGGAGCGGGTGCGCATTGACGGTGGAGAGTTTGAGGCGACCGTGCGCGGCGGGCGGTTCGAGCTGGTGGCGACGGTGCCGGTGGGTGCAGCATGA
- a CDS encoding response regulator, which translates to MPQKTAKPIRTAILDDHEVLLDSLASWIGTNAPDFNLVLTASTWLELVHSEQFPTELVILDFQLREPVSIEARVRTCRAAGAKVIVLTSLDAPETRQRALESGAAAFVSKTAPMSEVMDIARKVMGMSPRPQAGRWRPAPGAPQSRPRLSVGEARALALYVTGLSTQEVADSMEVQYETVKTYLRRVREKYARAGRPASRKAELIRRAAEDGYLQ; encoded by the coding sequence ATGCCACAGAAAACCGCGAAGCCCATCCGCACGGCAATACTCGACGACCACGAGGTGCTGCTCGACAGCCTCGCGTCGTGGATCGGTACCAACGCACCCGACTTCAACCTTGTGCTGACCGCGAGCACGTGGTTGGAGCTCGTCCACAGCGAGCAGTTCCCCACGGAACTCGTCATCCTCGACTTCCAGCTGCGCGAGCCCGTCTCCATCGAAGCGCGAGTGCGCACGTGCCGCGCCGCGGGGGCCAAGGTGATTGTGCTCACGAGCCTCGATGCGCCAGAGACTCGGCAACGCGCGCTCGAGTCCGGTGCCGCAGCATTTGTGTCCAAGACCGCGCCCATGAGCGAAGTGATGGACATCGCCCGCAAGGTCATGGGTATGAGCCCTCGCCCGCAGGCGGGCCGCTGGCGCCCCGCCCCGGGTGCGCCACAGTCACGCCCGCGACTGAGCGTCGGGGAGGCCCGTGCACTGGCCCTCTACGTCACAGGCCTCAGCACCCAGGAGGTCGCCGACAGCATGGAGGTGCAGTACGAGACCGTGAAGACGTATCTTCGACGGGTGAGAGAAAAATACGCACGCGCGGGCCGACCCGCGAGCCGCAAAGCCGAACTGATCCGCCGCGCGGCCGAGGACGGTTATCTGCAGTGA
- a CDS encoding malate:quinone oxidoreductase encodes MSRTVDVALIGGGIMSATLGSLLQRLQPDWTIEIFERLGDLALESSNPWNNAGTGHSALCELNYTPQKADGSIDITSAVKVNEQFQVSRQFWAHLVDTGALPDPKAFIAATPHMSFVWGEDNVTYLRKRYEALKDHPLFAGLEFSTDARTIRTWAPLMIPGRLKSQPIAATHIASGTDVDFGALTHLLTKNLVDEGATLTTETLVTGIKKQRDGLWRLSLRKDIGGTPMEPVTARFVFVGGGGYALGLLQKSGIKEIRGYGGFPVSGEFLRTDNPEVVAKHAAKVYGKAAVGSPPMSVPHLDLRVVDGSQSLMFGPYAGFSPRFLKTGSLVDLFASIRWHNLIPMIAAGLSNLGLVRYLVSQLAASEKTKFAELKQFYPDADPKDWYRITAGQRVQVIKKDPKKLGVLQFGTEVVASADGSIAGLLGASPGASTAVPIMLTVLEKCFPDKLDAWRPAIAKMIPSYGSALSDDPKKASQTLQKTAKSLQINP; translated from the coding sequence GTGAGTAGAACCGTCGACGTCGCCCTCATCGGCGGCGGAATCATGAGTGCCACCCTCGGTTCCCTCCTTCAGAGGCTCCAGCCCGACTGGACGATCGAAATCTTCGAACGCCTCGGCGACCTCGCCCTCGAAAGCTCCAACCCGTGGAACAACGCCGGCACCGGCCACTCCGCCCTGTGCGAGCTCAACTACACGCCGCAGAAAGCCGACGGCAGCATCGACATCACGAGCGCCGTCAAAGTCAACGAACAGTTCCAGGTGTCCCGCCAGTTCTGGGCCCACCTCGTCGACACGGGCGCACTGCCCGACCCGAAAGCCTTCATCGCCGCAACCCCGCACATGAGCTTCGTGTGGGGCGAGGACAACGTCACCTACCTCCGCAAACGCTACGAAGCACTCAAAGACCACCCGCTCTTCGCCGGGCTCGAGTTCTCGACGGATGCCCGCACCATCCGCACCTGGGCCCCCCTCATGATCCCGGGCCGCCTCAAATCCCAGCCGATCGCCGCGACCCACATCGCGTCCGGAACCGACGTCGACTTCGGCGCCCTCACGCACCTCCTCACCAAGAACCTCGTCGACGAGGGTGCAACCCTCACCACCGAGACCCTCGTTACCGGCATCAAAAAGCAGCGTGACGGCCTGTGGCGCCTCAGCCTCCGCAAAGACATCGGCGGCACCCCCATGGAACCCGTCACGGCACGTTTCGTCTTCGTCGGCGGCGGCGGGTACGCGCTGGGTCTCCTCCAGAAGTCGGGCATCAAAGAGATTCGCGGGTACGGCGGGTTCCCCGTCAGCGGCGAATTCCTCCGCACCGACAACCCCGAAGTCGTCGCCAAACATGCCGCCAAGGTGTACGGCAAAGCCGCCGTCGGCTCGCCGCCCATGTCGGTTCCACACCTCGACCTGCGGGTCGTCGACGGCTCGCAGAGTCTCATGTTCGGCCCGTACGCCGGATTCAGCCCCCGGTTCCTGAAAACCGGGTCGCTTGTCGACCTGTTCGCGAGCATCCGTTGGCACAACCTCATCCCCATGATCGCCGCAGGCCTCAGCAATCTCGGTCTCGTGAGGTACCTCGTCAGTCAGCTCGCCGCGAGCGAAAAAACGAAGTTCGCCGAACTGAAGCAGTTCTATCCGGACGCGGACCCCAAAGACTGGTACCGCATCACCGCCGGTCAGCGTGTGCAGGTCATCAAAAAAGACCCCAAGAAACTCGGTGTACTCCAGTTCGGCACCGAGGTTGTGGCGAGCGCCGACGGCAGCATCGCAGGTCTCCTCGGGGCATCCCCTGGAGCATCCACCGCGGTGCCCATCATGCTCACCGTGCTCGAGAAATGTTTCCCCGACAAACTCGACGCATGGCGCCCTGCGATCGCAAAAATGATCCCGAGCTACGGTTCGGCACTGTCGGATGACCCCAAGAAGGCGTCCCAGACGCTACAGAAAACAGCGAAGTCTCTTCAGATAAACCCGTAA